CAGCGCTTGATCGCGACATCGCCGGCGATCAGCCCGCCGTCGCGCCCCGACAGGGCGGCGGTAACCGCGTTCAGCCCCTCGGCGAAGCGGGCGACCAGATTCTCCTTGTTCGTGCCCATGATGGTGAAGTCGTCCTCGAGCGAGCCAGCGGCGACGCCCAGTCCGACCCGGCCGGGAAAGCGCGCGGCGAGCCAAGCCAGTTCCTCCGCCACCAGCGCCCAGGGGCGGAGCGGCAGCAACAGCGGGCACGGC
This region of Acidimicrobiales bacterium genomic DNA includes:
- a CDS encoding LLM class flavin-dependent oxidoreductase — protein: MSVAPLARGSVSLRLYPHTELPATGIVDELRDQAALADRHGFDGVMTSEHHGGFGGYLPNPVQMAGWLLEAMHESWAAPCPLLLPLRPWALVAEELAWLAARFPGRVGLGVAAGSLEDDFTIMGTNKENLVARFAEGLNAVTAALSGRDGGLIAGDVAIKR